A stretch of the Gavia stellata isolate bGavSte3 chromosome 11, bGavSte3.hap2, whole genome shotgun sequence genome encodes the following:
- the FAM43A gene encoding protein FAM43A — MLPWKRSKVELVAGEARRQSKPKGYAVSVHYSALTSLARACPESALHRVGSMFRSKRRKFRVTSEDPTYTVLYLGNATTIQSKGEGCTDLAVCKIWSKSEAGRQGTKMKLTISAQGIRMAHAEDKGLRRPGHLYLLHRVTYCVADPRLPRVFAWIYRHELKHKAVMLRCHAVLVSKPEKAKAMALLLYQTSATALAEFRRLKKRDDARHQQQQLVGEQSIPLVPLRKLLNGQCCYKPPVERSRSAPKLGSITEDLLGEEQEERAMHCDCEDILEALGEPEGELLRAGAGRGEGPELGQLLRDLGELSLGNDLRSLRADLRVRRLLSGESTGSESSLESNGPDGAAPPCNGAEQPPPGDPETG, encoded by the coding sequence ATGCTGCCCTGGAAGCGGAGCAAGGTGGAGCTGGTGGCGGGCGAGGCGCGGCGGCAGAGCAAGCCCAAGGGGTACGCGGTGAGCGTGCACTACTCGGCGCTCACCTCGCTGGCCCGCGCCTGCCCCGAGAGCGCCCTGCACCGCGTGGGCAGCATGTTCCGCTCCAAGCGGCGGAAATTCCGCGTGACCAGCGAGGACCCCACGTACACCGTGCTCTACCTGGGCAACGCCACCACCATCCAGTCCAAGGGCGAGGGCTGCACCGACCTGGCCGTCTGCAAGATCTGGAGCAAGAGCGAGGCGGGCCGGCAGGGCACCAAGATGAAGCTGACCATCAGCGCGCAGGGCATCCGCATGGCCCACGCCGAGGACAAGGGGCTGCGCCGGCCCGGCCACCTCTACCTGCTGCACCGGGTCACCTACTGCGTGGCCGACCCGCGTCTGCCGCGCGTCTTCGCCTGGATCTACCGCCACGAGCTGAAGCACAAGGCGGTGATGCTGCGCTGCCACGCCGTGCTGGTCTCCAAGCCCGAGAAGGCGAAGGCCATGGCCCTGCTGCTCTACCAGACCTCGGCCACGGCGCTGGCCGAGTTCCGCCGGCTGAAGAAGCGGGACGACGCGcggcaccagcagcagcagctggtgggCGAGCAGAGCATCCCGCTGGTGCCGCTGCGCAAGCTGCTCAACGGGCAGTGCTGCTACAAGCCGCCGGTGGAGCGGAGCCGCAGCGCGCCCAAGCTGGGCTCCATCACGGAGGACCTGTTGGgcgaggagcaggaggagcgggCCATGCACTGCGACTGCGAGGACATCCTGGAGGCGCTGGGCGAGCCCGAGGGCGAGCTGCTGCGcgccggcgccggccgcggcgaGGGCCCGGAGCTGGGCCAGCTCCTCCGCGACCTGGGCGAGCTCAGCCTGGGCAACGACCTGCGCTCGCTGCGCGCCGACCTCCGCGTCCGCCGGCTGCTCTCCGGCGAGAGCACGGGCAGCGAGTCCTCCCTGGAGAGCAACGGCCCGGACGGCGCCGCCCCGCCCTGCAACGGCGCCGAGCAGCCGCCCCCCGGCGACCCCGAGACCGGCTGA
- the LSG1 gene encoding large subunit GTPase 1 homolog, whose amino-acid sequence MGKKRGGGLGRCLQRQRGLERRGTSSWLHASEVGGERGPELRSAPEQSPLEEFLATAELAGTRFAAERLNIQIVSGQSRTGLLTAQEAQHVRQLHEENQQFLRIPRRPHWDRTTRAEDLKQAERESFLEWRRQLAHLEEEKKLILTPFERNLEFWRQLWRVIERSDIVVQIVDARNPLLFRCQDLESYVKEVSNDKENMILINKADLLSEEQRAAWAQFFEKEGVKVVFWSALAECKRLSGEGKELDTEDAAEDRTDSEDESSSQEDDTAQDSAESTSTGNALQTVNQVLVSDDDSSDEYEDCEDDEEESWQTCSEDEGEGKVNAIAPERMDSRTDGAVVQEQNRNVRNFSHLVQRNELLEIFKTMHNGPRVKDGEVNVGLVGYPNVGKSSTINTILGNKKVSVSATPGRTKHFQTLYVEPGLCLCDCPGLVMPSFISTKAEMICSGILPIDQMRDHVPPISLVCQHIPRNILEATYGINIIRPREDEDPDRKPTAEELLTAYGHMRGFMTAHGQPDQPRSARYVLKDYVSGKLLYCHPPPGIDPNDFQHQHQRCPESRTVQASEQVKPEKNTKAKQIENVVDKTFFHQENVRALMKGVRAAMGYRPGSGLVPVTTSNPGNVVGKPWKKHGNRNKKEKIRRITKHLEA is encoded by the exons ATGGGCAAgaagcggggcggggggctgggcCGCTGCCTGCAGCGGCAGCGCGGCCTGGAGCGCCGCGGCACCTCCTCATGG CTGCACGCCAGCGAGGTGGGTGGCGAGCGTGGCCCGGAGCTGCGGTCGGCGCCCGAGCAGAGCCCGCTGGAGGAGTTCCTGGCCACGGCCGAGCTGGCCGGCACCCGCTTCGCGGCCG AGCGTCTCAATATTCAGATCGTGTCTGGCCAGAGCCGCACGGGCCTGCTCACAGCCCAGGAGGCCCAACATGTCCGGCAGCTGCATGAGGAGAACCAGCAGTTCTTGCGTATCCCACGGAG GCCACATTGGGATCGGACAACCCGTGCGGAGGACTTGAAGCAAGCTGAGAGGGAGAGCTTTCTCGAATGGAGGCGACAGCTTGCCCA ccttgaggaagaaaaaaagttaattctAACCCCATTTGAACGAAACTTGGAATTTTGGCGTCAGCTTTGGAGAGTCATTGAAAGAAG tgatATTGTAGTCCAGATAGTAGATGCTAGAAACCCCCTTCTGTTTAGATGCCAAGATCTG gaaagTTATGTTAAGGAAGTCAGCAATGACAAGGAGAACATGATCCTGATAAACAAAGCAGATCTGCTGAGTGAAGAGCAGCGGGCTGCTTGGGCACAGTTCTTTGAGAAAGAGGGCGTTAAGGTGGTGTTCTGGTCAGCTTTGGCAGAGTGCAAACGGCTATCTGGAGAAGGAAAG GAACTAGACACTGAAGATGCGGCGGAGGACCGTACTGATTCTGAGGATGAAAGCTCCAGTCAAGAAGACGACACAGCACAAGATAGCGCAGAAAGCACATCCACAGGCAATGCTTTGCAAACTGTAAATCAAGTTCTGGTTAGTGATGATGACAGTAGTGATGAGTATGAAGActgtgaagatgatgaagaggaGTCCTGGCAAACCTGTTCTGAAGATGAAGGCGAGGGCAAAGTAAATGCTATTGCCCCAGAGAGGATGGATAGCAGGACTGATGGGGCTGTAGTGCAGGAGCAGAACAGGAACGTCAGGAACTTCAGCCATCTGGTACAGAGAAATGAGCTgttggagatattcaaaaccatGCACAATGGACCAAGGGTGAAGGATGGGGAAGTAAATGTTGGGCTG GTGGGTTACCCTAATGTTGGCAAAAGTTCGACCATTAACACAATCCTTGGAAATAAGAAGGTGTCAGTGTCTGCTACACCAGGCCGTACGAAACACTTTCAG ACCCTGTATGTGGAGCCTGGTCTGTGCCTCTGTGATTGCCCTGGTCTGGTGATGCCATCTTTCATCTCTACCAAGGCAGAAATGATTTGTTCTGGAATTCTGCCTATAGACCAGATGAGGGACCATGTGCCCCCTATTTCTCTA GTTTGCCAGCATATCCCACGAAACATTTTGGAAGCAACCTATGGAATAAATATCATAAGGCCAAGGGAAGATGAGGATCCAGATCGAAAGCCAACAGCTGAAGAGCTGCTAACAGCATACGGAC ATATGAGAGGCTTTATGACAGCTCATGGACAGCCAGACCAGCCGAGATCAGCTCGATATGTGTTAAAAGACTATGTCAGT GGGAAGCTGTTGTATTGCCATCCACCTCCTGGCATTGACCCAAATGATTTTCAGCACCAGCATCAAAGATGCCCAGAGAGCAGAACTGTGCAGGCCAGTGAACAGGTGAAGCCTGAGAAGAataccaaagcaaaacaaattgaaaatgtggtggacaaaacatttttccaccAG GAGAACGTTCGCGCCCTGATGAAAGGGGTCCGAGCTGCAATGGGATACCGGCCTGGCAGTGGCCTCGTGCCTGTGACTACGTCCAATCCTGGGAATGTAGTAGGAAAGCCCTggaaaaaacatggaaacaggaacaagaaagagaaaattcgCAGGATCACTAAGCACCTGGAGGCTTAG